Proteins from one Rosa chinensis cultivar Old Blush chromosome 7, RchiOBHm-V2, whole genome shotgun sequence genomic window:
- the LOC112176634 gene encoding putative disease resistance RPP13-like protein 1 isoform X1 — protein MSSDNCIRELPEEIGELIHLRYLDLSKNRELERLPDSLGNLYNLQTLCLSRCLRIRALPENTGNLINLRHLHTKGCDLEYLPRGIGRLASLQTLNTCPVHHDSGPSEGLKLEDLGSLYQLQGSLLIQIKGNLKDTTSEAQKARLWNKKLCTLGLWFPTLDKQSHVQVLEALRPHQDLQTLVISGYGGTTAPSWMISLQNLRSLYLYTWDGCEFLPPLGKLPFLEKLYVEGMEKVKTVGDEFLGITGTQTSSSSSSVLFPKLKQLYFEGMDEWEQWEGISGGADEITIMPCLVEFTIEKCPKLMNLPLFLQNTPLRTTSISQCRRSIITPVWPDNCDVDIYRALEDPEIPNITESRLETEIQMDSQSDEEITMSPVETEKQIES, from the exons ATGTCGAGCGACAACTGCATTCGAGAACTTCCAGAAGAGATTGGTGAATTGATACACTTGAGGTATCTTGACTTGTCTAAAAATCGTGAGTTGGAGAGACTACCAGACAGTTTGGGCAATTTATACAATTTGCAAACCTTGTGTCTTAGTCGATGCTTGCGGATTAGAGCACTGCCTGAAAATACGGGGAACTTGATTAATCTAAGACATCTTCATACCAAGGGTTGTGATTTGGAGTATTTGCCGAGAGGTATCGGGAGATTAGCAAGTCTGCAAACGCTAAACACGTGTCCTGTTCATCATGATAGTGGCCCCAGTGAAGGCTTGAAATTAGAAGATCTGGGAAGCTTGTACCAGCTTCAGGGCAGTCTCCTCATCCAGATCAAGGGGAATTTGAAGGATACTACGAGTGAGGCGCAGAAGGCTCGCTTGTGGAATAAAAAGCTTTGTACTTTGGGGCTATGGTTTCCAACTTTGGACAAGCAGAGCCATGTACAAGTCCTGGAGGCGTTACGGCCGCATCAAGATCTCCAAACTTTAGTGATTAGTGGGTATGGTGGCACCACCGCGCCCAGTTGGATGATATCCTTACAGAATTTGAGATCCCTGTATCTTTATACTTGGGATGGATGTGAATTTTTGCCTCCTCTTGGGAAATTGCCCTTCCTTGAAAAACTATATGTAGAAGGAATGGAGAAAGTGAAGACGGTTGGAGATGAATTCTTGGGAATAACGGGCACTCAaacatcctcatcctcatcctctgTTTTATTCCCAAAATTGAAACAACTCTATTTCGAGGGCATGGATGAGTGGGAACAGTGGGAAGGAATCAGCGGTGGTGCTGATGAAATTACAATTATGCCATGCCTTGTCGAGTTCACAATTGAGAAATGCCCTAAGCTGATGAACCTGCCACTCTTTCTACAAAACACACCGCTCAGGACTACTTCCATCAGTCAATGTCGACGGAGTATTATAACACCTGTCTGGCCCGACAACTGTGACGTCGACATTTATAGAGCGCTCGAGGATCCAGAAATACCAAATATTACTGAGAG CAGGCTTGAAACAGAAATACAGATGGACTCACAGAGTGATGAGGAGATCACCATGTCACCTGTTGAAACAGAGAAACAGATAGAATCATAG
- the LOC112176634 gene encoding putative disease resistance RPP13-like protein 1 isoform X2, with product MSSDNCIRELPEEIGELIHLRYLDLSKNRELERLPDSLGNLYNLQTLCLSRCLRIRALPENTGNLINLRHLHTKGCDLEYLPRGIGRLASLQTLNTCPVHHDSGPSEGLKLEDLGSLYQLQGSLLIQIKGNLKDTTSEAQKARLWNKKLCTLGLWFPTLDKQSHVQVLEALRPHQDLQTLVISGYGGTTAPSWMISLQNLRSLYLYTWDGCEFLPPLGKLPFLEKLYVEGMEKVKTVGDEFLGITGTQTSSSSSSVLFPKLKQLYFEGMDEWEQWEGISGGADEITIMPCLVEFTIEKCPKLMNLPLFLQNTPLRTTSISQCRRSIITPVWPDNCDVDIYRALEDPEIPNITERLETEIQMDSQSDEEITMSPVETEKQIES from the exons ATGTCGAGCGACAACTGCATTCGAGAACTTCCAGAAGAGATTGGTGAATTGATACACTTGAGGTATCTTGACTTGTCTAAAAATCGTGAGTTGGAGAGACTACCAGACAGTTTGGGCAATTTATACAATTTGCAAACCTTGTGTCTTAGTCGATGCTTGCGGATTAGAGCACTGCCTGAAAATACGGGGAACTTGATTAATCTAAGACATCTTCATACCAAGGGTTGTGATTTGGAGTATTTGCCGAGAGGTATCGGGAGATTAGCAAGTCTGCAAACGCTAAACACGTGTCCTGTTCATCATGATAGTGGCCCCAGTGAAGGCTTGAAATTAGAAGATCTGGGAAGCTTGTACCAGCTTCAGGGCAGTCTCCTCATCCAGATCAAGGGGAATTTGAAGGATACTACGAGTGAGGCGCAGAAGGCTCGCTTGTGGAATAAAAAGCTTTGTACTTTGGGGCTATGGTTTCCAACTTTGGACAAGCAGAGCCATGTACAAGTCCTGGAGGCGTTACGGCCGCATCAAGATCTCCAAACTTTAGTGATTAGTGGGTATGGTGGCACCACCGCGCCCAGTTGGATGATATCCTTACAGAATTTGAGATCCCTGTATCTTTATACTTGGGATGGATGTGAATTTTTGCCTCCTCTTGGGAAATTGCCCTTCCTTGAAAAACTATATGTAGAAGGAATGGAGAAAGTGAAGACGGTTGGAGATGAATTCTTGGGAATAACGGGCACTCAaacatcctcatcctcatcctctgTTTTATTCCCAAAATTGAAACAACTCTATTTCGAGGGCATGGATGAGTGGGAACAGTGGGAAGGAATCAGCGGTGGTGCTGATGAAATTACAATTATGCCATGCCTTGTCGAGTTCACAATTGAGAAATGCCCTAAGCTGATGAACCTGCCACTCTTTCTACAAAACACACCGCTCAGGACTACTTCCATCAGTCAATGTCGACGGAGTATTATAACACCTGTCTGGCCCGACAACTGTGACGTCGACATTTATAGAGCGCTCGAGGATCCAGAAATACCAAATATTACTGAGAG GCTTGAAACAGAAATACAGATGGACTCACAGAGTGATGAGGAGATCACCATGTCACCTGTTGAAACAGAGAAACAGATAGAATCATAG
- the LOC112176635 gene encoding DEAD-box ATP-dependent RNA helicase FANCM isoform X2: protein MTSTDPHHIVDDDEDDDFDWEAAARAVDVVTQTTAKPSSSHFAPPPPIQKPPFPPTFNNKPSTSRQTTLDRFIGKPAPKPQPEIRDCGDERVSRVQIDAEKANTWMYPVNFPGRDYQFAITKTALFSNTLVALPTGLGKTLIAAVVMYNYFRWFPDGRPTLY, encoded by the exons ATGACCTCCACCGATCCTCACCACATAGTCGACGACGACGAAGACGACGATTTCGATTGGGAAGCAGCTGCCAGAGCTGTCGACGTCGTCACCCAGACCACCGCAAAGCCCTCATCTTCCCATTTTGCCCCTCCTCCCCCAATTCAGAAACCACCGTTTCCTCCAACCTTCAACAACAAGCCCAGTACTTCACGGCAGACCACTCTCGATAGGTTCATTGGGAAGCCCGCCCCAAAGCCTCAGCCTGAAATTCGAGACTGCGGCGATGAGAGAGTGTCCCGTGTTCAAATTGATGCCGAAAAAGCCAACACTTGGATGTACCCAG TTAATTTTCCTGGGCGTGACTATCAATTTGCTATCACCAAGACAGCACTTTTTTCGAATACGCTGGTGGCATTGCCAACCGGACTCGGGAAGACGCTTATCGCTGCAGTTGTTATGTATAACTACTTCAGATGGTTCCCTGATG GACGGCCAACCCTTTATTAA
- the LOC112176635 gene encoding DEAD-box ATP-dependent RNA helicase FANCM isoform X3, producing MTSTDPHHIVDDDEDDDFDWEAAARAVDVVTQTTAKPSSSHFAPPPPIQKPPFPPTFNNKPSTSRQTTLDRFIGKPAPKPQPEIRDCGDERVSRVQIDAEKANTWMYPVNFPGRDYQFAITKTALFSNTLVALPTGLGKTLIAAVVMYNYFRWFPDDVAFV from the exons ATGACCTCCACCGATCCTCACCACATAGTCGACGACGACGAAGACGACGATTTCGATTGGGAAGCAGCTGCCAGAGCTGTCGACGTCGTCACCCAGACCACCGCAAAGCCCTCATCTTCCCATTTTGCCCCTCCTCCCCCAATTCAGAAACCACCGTTTCCTCCAACCTTCAACAACAAGCCCAGTACTTCACGGCAGACCACTCTCGATAGGTTCATTGGGAAGCCCGCCCCAAAGCCTCAGCCTGAAATTCGAGACTGCGGCGATGAGAGAGTGTCCCGTGTTCAAATTGATGCCGAAAAAGCCAACACTTGGATGTACCCAG TTAATTTTCCTGGGCGTGACTATCAATTTGCTATCACCAAGACAGCACTTTTTTCGAATACGCTGGTGGCATTGCCAACCGGACTCGGGAAGACGCTTATCGCTGCAGTTGTTATGTATAACTACTTCAGATGGTTCCCTGATG ATGTAGCATTTGTGTGA
- the LOC112178138 gene encoding uncharacterized protein LOC112178138 → MQAASSHILRIQEEESQWGGSQPGRQYIARDREVMDRRLKALYFTSPCRFRGDVFRRRYRMRPHVFDQMMHDVANHDPYFVQTDDASGRVGLSTEQKLTCAMRMLAYGLSADLCDEFLDVTESTALEILSHFTRAIWNVYHDHYLRRPTPADLQLLLDVADKRGFPGVVGSLDCSLNDINVLGMSPLFNEICTGEAPRVSYHVGDREYGQRYYLVDGIYPKWGSFVKAIRNPITPEQAHFTKMQESYRKDVERAFGIFQARFAIVRGPARGWDREDLQYIMMTCIILHNMIVDDEREEDEELSIDLDDIPTRPRKAQIYERYEDDHEVERNRPELEEFMTRYQGVRCPIVHKVLQGYLVNHLWNMKLQAERNCR, encoded by the exons ATGCAGGCAGCTTCCTCTCATATCTTGAGGATCCAAGAGGAAGAATCACAGTGGGGTGGTTCACAGCCCGGGCGCCAATACATCGCAAGAGATCGAGAAGTTATGGATCGACGACTGAAAGCTCTATACTTCACTTCGCCGTGCAGGTTCCGGGGCGATGTATTTCGCAGAAGGTACAGAATGCGACCTCATGTGTTTGACCAAATGATGCATGATGTCGCCAACCACGATCCGTACTTCGTGCAAACTGATGATGCCTCCGGCAGAGTTGGTTTGTCTACCGAACAAAAGCTGACTTGTGCTATGAGGATGCTTGCTTATGGGCTTTCGGCCGACCTGTGTGATGAGTTTCTAGACGTAACTGAATCTACAGCTTTGGAGATCTTGTCGCACTTTACTAGAGCAATCTGGAATGTGTACCACGATCATTACCTTCGTCGACCAACTCCAGCAGATTTGCAGCTGTTGCTCGATGTTGCCGACAAAAGGGGGTTCCCCGGAGTAGTGGGAAGTCTTGATT GTTCCCTTAATGATATTAATGTACTTGGAATGTCTCCATTATTCAACGAAATATGCACAGGTGAGGCTCCTCGAGTTTCGTACCATGTAGGTGATAGAGAATATGGCCAACGCTACTACCTAGTCGATGGGATCTACCCTAAATGGGGATCTTTTGTGAAAGCAATTAGAAATCCAATTACGCCAGAGcaagctcattttacaaagatgCAGGAGTCATACAGAAAAGACGTGGAGAGGGCTTTTGGCATTTTCCAAGCTCGTTTTGCAATAGTAAGAGGACCCGCCCGTGGATGGGATAGAGAGGATCTCCAATACATCATGATGACCTGCATTATTTTGCACAACATGATTGTCGATGATGAgcgtgaagaagatgaagagttgTCTATTGACCTCGATGATATCCCCACCAGACCAAGGAAAGCACAAATATATGAgaggtatgaggatgatcatgAGGTTGAGCGCAACCGTCCTGAACTTGAGGAGTTCATGACCCGTTACCAAGGGGTTAGATGTCCAATTGTGCATAAAGTCCTTCAAGGATATTTGGTTAATCACCTCTGGAACATGAAGCTGCAAGCAGAGCGGAACTGCAGATGA
- the LOC121050667 gene encoding uncharacterized protein LOC121050667 — protein sequence MPNPRQECWKDAEDIALCIAVVTVGEDGSKGTSQEKKRLWERIHEVYETCKPVGGVVRLGGGCDGRWKNIRPACPRWRQALNKAALLRGSGDNATDEELQAKSIYRTLAKGEEFTFQHCWPILKDTKKFSNPPGMNVGSSSFPTSINLEDDGSPSSSNVHARPPGQKAQKAAKKKFRQDETCELLLQMQRIADQGERDLDYRLRLREETRLAEQHTDDAHTMTVDPSIFTPKKRSYWEKKQAQIIEREEQSSSAGAFCQPSFSPEENTPHSEDDSNLDLYVSVQETQ from the exons ATGCCTAACCCAAGACAAGAGTGTTGGAAGGACGCCGAAGATATAGCCTTGTGCATAGCTGTAGTTACCGTTGGTGAAGACGGCTCTAAGGGTACTAGTCAAGAGAAAAAAAGATTGTGGGAGCGTATACATGAAGTATACGAGACTTGCAAGCCTGTCGGAGGCGTGGTTAGATTGGGAGGAGGGTGTGACGGTCGTTGGAAAAACATTAGACCGGCATGCCCTCGATGGCGCCAAGCTCTTAACAAAGCGGCACTTCTTCGAGGAAGTGGTGATAATGCCACCGACGAG GAATTACAAGCTAAGTCAATATATCGTACCTTAGCTAAAGGAGAGGAGTTTACGTTTCAACATTGTTGGCCAATATTAAAGGATACAAAAAAGTTTAGCAATCCTCCGGGCATGAATGTCGGTAGCTCAAGTTTTCCTACCTCTATCAACTTAGAGGACGACGGCAGCCCAAGCTCTTCAAATGTGCATGCACGCCCCCCAGGtcaaaaagctcaaaaggctgcTAAGAAAAAATTCAGGCAAGACGAAACATGTGAACTCTTATTGCAAATGCAAAGGATTGCAGACCAAGGAGAGCGCGATCTCGACTACAGGTTGCGACTCAGGGAGGAGACTAGATTAGCTGAGCAGCACACGGATGATGCTCACACAATGACAGTGGATCCGTCAAttttcacaccaaaaaaaaGGAGTTATTGGGAGAAGAAGCAAGCACAGATTATTGAGAGGGAGGAACAAAGCTCTAGTGCTGGTGCATTTTGTCAACCCTCCTTTTCTCCTGAAGAAAATACACCACATAGTGAAGATGACTCTAACTTGGACCTCTATGTGTCAGTTCAAGAGACTCAATAG
- the LOC121050509 gene encoding pentatricopeptide repeat-containing protein At1g25360-like, protein MRERGVKKEPGCSWIDVENMVHVFLVGDTVHPEVNEVYRYLEQLVLKMRKLGYAPDTKFALHDMESEHKENSLSTHSEKLAVAFGIMKLPLGATIRVFKNLRICGDCHNAFKYVSRVVGREIAVRDAKRFHHFRNGECSCGNYW, encoded by the coding sequence ATGAGGGAGCGAGGGGTTAAGAAAGAACCTGGTTGTAGTTGGATTGACGTTGAAAATATGGTCCATGTCTTCTTGGTTGGTGATACTGTGCACCCTGAGGTAAATGAGGTGTACAGGTATCTAGAGCAACTGGTTCTTAAAATGAGGAAGTTAGGATATGCTCCTGACACAAAGTTTGCGTTGCATGATATGGAGTCTGAGCATAAGGAGAATTCCTTGTCTACTCACAGTGAGAAGCTTGCAGTTGCATTTGGGATCATGAAGCTTCCTCTTGGAGCCACAATTAGAGTTTTTAAGAATCTTAGGATCTGTGGGGATTGCCATAATGCATTTAAGTATGTGTCAAGAGTGGTTGGAAGAGAGATAGCTGTGAGAGACGCCAAGAGGTTTCATCATTTTAGGAACGGCGAATGCTCTTGTGGAAATTACTGGTAG